One region of Glycine max cultivar Williams 82 chromosome 9, Glycine_max_v4.0, whole genome shotgun sequence genomic DNA includes:
- the LOC100796852 gene encoding transcription factor PRE6: protein MSSRRSRQHSGSTRISDDQIIELVSKLRQLVPEIRNRRSDKVSASKVLQETCNYIRSLHREVSDLSERLSQLLTTIDADSAEAGIIRSLLNQ, encoded by the exons ATGTCTAGCCGAAGATCCAGACAACATTCAGGGTCTACAAGGATCTCCGATGACCAAATCATCGAACTTGTTTCCAAATTGCGCCAACTTGTTCCTGAGATTCGCAATAGGCGATCTGACAAG GTTTCAGCGTCGAAGGTCCTACAAGAGACCTGCAACTACATCAGAAGCTTGCACAGAGAGGTGAGTGACTTGAGCGAGCGACTGTCTCAGTTGTTGACCACAATTGATGCTGATAGTGCTGAAGCTGGAATCATTAGGAGCCTACTTAATCAATGA
- the LOC100797381 gene encoding RNA recognition motif-containing protein — MTSMYSGGYTALVTNLSPRATEDDVRNFFTYCGLIEHIEILRSGENAPTAYVTYRDAYALETALLLNGSMILDQCIFISRYEAYVNDYDNWSNHASNPEYSITTSQDVHMDKFVASPGEALTMAQVVVKTMVAKGYVLGKDAFVMAKAFDESHSVSSTAATKVAELSNKIGLTDTINSGIETFKSVDEKYHVTDFTKSAATVTGTTAIVVASVTGKAAVAAGTAIANSSYFAKGALWVSDVLTRAAKAAADLGQNEKK, encoded by the exons ATGACAAGTATGTATAGTGGTGGTTACACTGCTCTAGTTACAAACTTATCCCCAAGAGCAACAGAGGATGATGTGCGCAATTTTTTCACATACTGTGGTTTGATTGAGCATATTGAAATATTAAG ATCTGGTGAAAATGCGCCTACTGCATATGTGACTTACCGGGATGCTTATGCCCTGGAAACTGCATTATTGCTAAAT ggATCAATGATATTGGACCAATGTATATTCATTTCACGCTATGAAGCTTATGTAAATGACTATGATAATTGGAGCAATCATGCATCAAATCCTGAATACAGTATTACAACCTCACAG GATGTTCACATGGATAAGTTTGTTGCTTCCCCTGGAGAAGCACTAACTATGGCTCAGGTGGTTGTCAAAACAATGGTGGCTAAGGGATATGTATTGGGCAAAGATGCATTTGTCATGGCAAAAGCTTTCGATGAATCTCATAGTGTATCATCTACAGCAGCAACCAAGGTTGCTGAACTCAGCAATAAAATTGGGTTGACTGATACCATTAATTCAGGGATTGAAACTTTTAAGTCTGTGGATGAGAAATATCATGTCACAGATTTCACCAAATCAGCTGCAACAGTGACAGGAACAACAGCTATAGTCGTTGCATCAGTTACCGGAAAAGCTGCTGTGGCGGCTGGAACTGCTATAGCCAACAGTAGCTACTTTGCCAAAGGTGCTCTTTGGGTTTCGGATGTGTTGACACGTGCAGCGAAAGCGGCTGCCGATTTGGGTCagaatgaaaagaaatga
- the LOC100791030 gene encoding uncharacterized protein At3g28850, whose protein sequence is MGCASSKQKKCRRCNAPYSPAPRSYSMHVHHPPLAEGDSYHVVALTSTTLGTLKLNSPAPTQNFSGNCNHDFKLSNGKLGNAESFRFDSESFVQRLEEEKEKKSEVLEKDKKEEFSMGLIEAKTWSNMIEQKLPKVFPKTPIRTPPGEPETINTWELMEGLEDTTPFRSPIHFRSFSFDFNGGDDVGDGDLDVDVDPPKMSVVASPKPMWLLMTEEESRLNPAISDFDPEVISAFRKSLQQLSPDSPFHLRPEPGDQDKQGTKKGSSFEENDFVVDDVKVDDPCGKDKLLLYFTSLRGVRKTYEDCCQVRMILKGLGIRVDERDVSMHSGFKEELKELLGDGHGGLGLPRVFLGGNYIGGAEEIQRLHEDGKLEKLLGCCEKIEDSVGGDGVGGVCEACGDIRFVPCETCCGSCKIYYEGDEDENEEEYVDGEVGECGFQRCPDCNENGLIRCPMCCC, encoded by the coding sequence ATGGGTTGTGCAAGTTCAAAGCAAAAGAAATGTCGGCGATGCAATGCTCCTTATTCTCCTGCTCCTAGAAGCTATTCAATGCACGTTCATCACCCACCTCTAGCAGAAGGTGATAGCTACCACGTTGTGGCACTCACTTCCACAACATTGGGCACTCTCAAACTCAATTCCCCTGCTCCAACTCAAAATTTTTCTGGGAATTGTAACCATGATTTCAAGCTTTCCAATGGCAAGCTTGGAAACGCTGAAAGTTTCAGGTTTGATAGTGAAAGCTTTGTGCAAAGGcttgaggaggagaaggagaagaagagtgAGGTATTGGagaaagacaaaaaagaagagTTCTCAATGGGTTTAATTGAGGCCAAGACTTGGTCCAACATGATTGAGCAAAAGTTGCCAAAAGTTTTTCCCAAGACCCCAATTAGAACACCACCTGGTGAGCCTGAGACAATCAACACATGGGAACTCATGGAAGGCCTTGAAGACACCACGCCTTTCCGGTCGCCGATCCACTTCCGGAGCTTCTCCTTTGATTTCAATGGTGGTGATGATGTTGGTGACGGTGAtcttgatgttgatgttgatccACCCAAGATGAGTGTTGTTGCTTCTCCAAAACCCATGTGGCTTCTCATGACTGAGGAGGAGTCAAGACTCAACCCTGCAATCTCAGATTTTGATCCTGAAGTGATTTCCGCATTCAGGAAGTCCTTGCAACAGCTCTCTCCGGATAGCCCCTTCCACCTTCGACCGGAGCCGGGTGACCAAGACAAGCAAGGGACTAAAAAGGGGTCCTCATTTGAggaaaatgactttgttgtgGATGATGTCAAGGTTGATGATCCATGTGGGAAGGACAAGTTGCTGTTGTACTTCACTAGCTTACGCGGTGTGCGAAAGACTTACGAGGATTGCTGCCAAGTGAGGATGATTCTGAAGGGATTGGGAATAAGAGTGGATGAGAGGGATGTGTCAATGCATTCAGGGTTCAAGGAAGAGCTTAAAGAGCTATTGGGTGATGGCCATGGTGGTTTAGGATTGCCAAGGGTGTTTCTTGGGGGGAATTACATTGGTGGGGCTGAGGAAATTCAGAGGCTGCATGAGGATGGGAAGCTTGAGAAGCTTTTGGGTTGCTGTGAGAAGATTGAGGACAGTGTTGGAGGTGATGGAGTAGGGGGAGTGTGTGAGGCTTGTGGGGATATAAGGTTTGTTCCTTGTGAAACCTGTTGTGGAAGCTGTAAAATTTACTACGAAGGTgatgaagatgaaaatgaagaagaatatgTTGACGGTGAAGTAGGGGAGTGTGGATTCCAGCGTTGCCCTGATTGCAATGAAAATGGACTAATTCGTTGCCCCATGTGTTGCTGTTAG